Proteins from a single region of Runella sp. SP2:
- a CDS encoding DUF4249 domain-containing protein, with protein MIRQRLLIAMGVLCSLVYLIGCVDDFSADIYTSKEYLLVDGTLTDLNEPQYVSIFSTPKDASFKSSDFTSKIYPARQSYFPEQKALVKLIINQKDEIQLEERLAGYYYCPDGFRAKAGNTYQLRFQLANGKVYETDIETMYSVPAIKNVSEGFNLTGIPNAAGSSEKVSSNDIYVDFDDDPNEKNFYRWRWVNWEIQRICATCTQGRYYLFETEQGETGDCYRDLTLKVNDRFDYYCGSRCWDIFYSSDINILSDVYTNGKPQKNRLAAQIPLRQSNPCLVSLQQMSLSPNTYRYLKLLQDQSVNTGTLADTPPAPLRGNIRNVKDANELVLGYFSASSVSEVRVMLDRRNTTGGLPNGLFSFINNRPVVLEDPSNERPDIPLAICQPSFTRTPIPPLGWR; from the coding sequence ATGATACGCCAACGGTTATTAATAGCGATGGGAGTCTTGTGTAGCTTGGTCTATCTCATCGGCTGCGTGGACGATTTCAGTGCAGATATTTATACTTCTAAAGAATACTTACTGGTAGATGGGACACTGACCGATTTAAACGAGCCTCAGTACGTCTCCATTTTTAGTACTCCCAAAGATGCTTCGTTTAAAAGCTCCGATTTTACGTCCAAAATTTACCCAGCGCGGCAGTCGTATTTCCCTGAGCAGAAAGCCCTTGTGAAGTTGATTATCAACCAGAAAGATGAAATTCAGCTAGAAGAACGACTGGCGGGTTACTACTATTGTCCCGATGGTTTCCGAGCAAAAGCAGGGAATACCTATCAATTGCGGTTTCAGTTGGCCAACGGCAAAGTGTATGAAACCGACATCGAAACGATGTATTCTGTTCCAGCCATCAAAAATGTATCGGAGGGTTTTAACCTTACAGGGATTCCCAATGCAGCAGGGTCGAGCGAAAAGGTTTCGAGCAATGACATTTATGTCGATTTTGACGACGACCCCAACGAAAAGAATTTTTACCGCTGGCGGTGGGTCAACTGGGAAATTCAGCGCATTTGTGCCACGTGCACCCAAGGGCGTTATTATTTGTTTGAAACCGAGCAAGGAGAAACGGGCGATTGCTACCGCGACCTGACTTTAAAAGTCAATGACCGTTTTGACTATTACTGCGGATCGCGCTGTTGGGACATTTTTTACAGTTCAGACATCAACATTTTATCGGATGTTTATACCAATGGCAAACCCCAAAAAAACAGGTTAGCCGCCCAAATTCCCCTACGGCAGTCGAACCCTTGCTTGGTAAGTCTCCAGCAAATGTCCCTGTCACCAAACACTTATCGTTATCTAAAATTACTCCAAGACCAATCCGTCAATACAGGAACTTTGGCCGATACGCCCCCTGCGCCTTTGCGGGGAAATATCCGCAATGTAAAAGACGCCAATGAGTTGGTATTGGGCTATTTTTCGGCCTCTTCGGTGAGCGAAGTGCGCGTAATGCTCGACCGCCGAAATACCACTGGAGGACTTCCAAACGGACTTTTCAGCTTTATCAACAACCGCCCCGTGGTGCTTGAAGATCCGTCTAATGAACGTCCTGATATTCCGTTGGCCATTTGTCAACCAAGTTTTACCCGCACACCTATTCCCCCCCTTGGCTGGCGATGA